The Marinitoga litoralis genome contains a region encoding:
- a CDS encoding 4Fe-4S dicluster domain-containing protein: MEYKNKVEIDQERCKGCGLCIDACPTGTLGFSEGFNAKGYHPAAVLNPEKCIGCGFCYQMCPDVCITVSTLENAKA; encoded by the coding sequence ATGGAATACAAAAATAAAGTTGAAATTGATCAAGAAAGATGTAAAGGATGTGGTCTTTGTATAGATGCATGTCCAACAGGAACATTGGGTTTTTCCGAAGGATTTAATGCTAAAGGATACCATCCTGCAGCAGTTTTAAACCCAGAAAAATGTATAGGTTGTGGATTCTGTTATCAAATGTGTCCCGATGTATGTATAACAGTTTCAACATTAGAAAATGCTAAAGCTTAA